The Opisthocomus hoazin isolate bOpiHoa1 chromosome 22, bOpiHoa1.hap1, whole genome shotgun sequence genomic sequence CATTGAAAGCCGGGTCCCCGGAGCACCCTTCGCCCGGTGTGCCCGCCGCAGTCATGCCACGCCGTGGCAAACCTGAAGTTTAATGAATAAATTGGGTGGCCTTTCTGCCCGCCTCAGCCCCCCCGCTGGCACGGGCACTGCGGCGTGGGCACCCACGGCTCGCGGGTGCTGCGGCGAGCGGCACCGGGGACTGCAGTGCCCGTCCGCGCCGTGACCCCCTGGGCCGGCCCCGGGCTGCGGCTGGGGGGGTCGTTAAACCGGTGAAATATGAAATGCCTGTATGTCCCCGACAGgggttttaattaaattaattgccAGCGACATTGTAAAAGTGCTGATGGGGTAATAACTGGCGCGTTATGGTGGCCGTTTATCTTCCCGGTGTAAATTAGCTGCCGCACCTTGCCCGTCCTGGCGGGCCCGCTCCGTGCCCGCTCCCACCCCGGGGGGACCTGAGCCAGCCGGGGGGAGCAGTggggcccgcagcccccgggggacTCCGCCAGGGCCCGAGGGACCCTCGCGTCCCGGTCCCCACAGCGCAGGCGGCTGTGCCAGGCGGGGTCCAGCTGGGGTGGGCATGGGCAGTGGGGGTCCCGCGGGGCGCAAGGGGTGGCTTCCAAACGAAGGCACTTAATTACTGTGCATTCCATCCCATTTAATTGCTTATTAAATCCTAACCAGCCAATTAGCAGCAGCAATTACAGCTTCATTCAGTGACACAATCGCTATTTTATCGTTTGTTAATCAAATGCTTATTTAGGGCCCTGGTTTATTAACTCTTTCCGCGGTGGGCGCCGGCGGGGTGGGGGAGCGGGGGCACCCCGCCATGTCCGGGCTAGGGGACGTGGGCCACATACCGTGTCCCCAGCACTGCTGTCCCCACAGGGACCCTGTCCTGGTGCGTGGCACCCGCAGCcaccgggcagagctggggatgcCCAATGCCGCAGGGACATGCGTTCATCCCTGAGCAGCCCTTGCCGCccgggggacactggggacagccAGTCCCTGCGTGCCGTGCCTGTGCCTGCTCCTAGGCGGGTGCCAGTGGCACAGGACAGGGCCACCCTGCCGTGTCCCCAGGGCATGGGGCACACACCCCACcgctcgccccgcagccccgccggcgctgggggggggacggggcagCGGGCGCCCCGCGAGGCGTGAGCGATGGCCCTTGCTGGTCACACTACATTGCCTTTTCATTAGCACTAAGTGCGGACATGAGGGATCGGCGCGGGTTCAGTGGGCGCAGCCACCGCGCGGCTGCTCTCCGTGATGGatggcggggccgggagggggctgCCACGTCGCCGGCGGCACAGGGACACACCGGGATGGGCGACCGCCCGGCCCGTGCGCGCCGGAAGTGGCCAAGACCCCGTCTCCCCACAGGTGCTCAGCAAAGCGCGACCGTGGCCAGCCCGGTGTCCGGCGTGTCCCCGGACCTGCTGCCCCACTTCCAGCTGGAGCCGGAGGACGTCTACATCGTGAAGAACAAGGCGGTGAGCCTGGCCTGCCGCGCCACCCCCGCCACCCAGATCTACTTCAAGTGCAACGGCGAGTGGGTGCACCAGGGCGACCACGTCACGCAGCACAGCACCGACCGCGGCACTGGTGAGCGCCGGCCGGAGGGACGGTGCCGGCCCCGGGCGTGGGGAGCCACGTGCGCGGCTCTTGGCGGGGTTttgcgtggggctggggtggtggggatggCTCCTGGCGTGCCGGTGCTGACGTGCTGCCCGCTGGTGGCAGGGCTGCCGGTGATGGAGGTGCGCATTGAGGTCACCCGCCAGCAAGTGGAGAAGATCTTTGGGCTGGAGGAGTACTGGTGCCAGTGCGTGGCCTGGAGCTCGTCCGGCACCACCAAGAGCCAGAAAGCCTTCGTGCGCATCGCCTGTGAGTGTCTGTGGGTGCCTGGCCGGGGTCCGgggtgctgcctccagcccccccctcacccccgcgcccccccagaTCTCCGCAAGAACTTTGAGCAGGAGCCGACAGCCAGGGAGGTCTCCATCGAGCAGGGCGTCGTGCTGCCATGCCGCCCTCCCGAGGGCATCCCCCCCGCCGAGGtgagcccccgcgccccggcagcgcgggctgTGGCTGGGGGTGCCCCATTGCCCGCAGGGACGCGGTGGGTGCTCCCGGAGGGGGTGCTCCATCCGGGCCCCCGGTGACATCCCCCGTGTCCCGCAGGTGGAGTGGCTGCGCAACGAGGAGCTGGTGGACCCGGCGCTGGACGCCAACGTCTACGTGACGCCGGAGCACAGCCTGGTGCTGCGGCAGGCCCGCCTGGCCGACACCGCCAACTACACCTGCGTGGCCAAAAACATCGTGGCCCGTCGCCGCAGCTCCTCCGCCGCCATCACCGTCTACGGTACAGCCGCGCCACGCCTGTCCCCGCCACGCTGCCCCGGTGTCACCCTGCCCACCCTGTCCCTCCCCGCGTCCCCCGTCCCGCTGGGGCGCTGATGGGTCCCTCTGCACCCAGTGAACGGCGGCTGGTCGACGTGGACGCAGTGGTCGGGCTGCAGCACCAGCTGCGGACGGGGCTGGCAGAAGCGGAGCCGGACCTGCACCAACCCCACGCCCCTCAACGGGGGGGCTTTCTGTGAGGGCCAAAACGTGCAGAAAACCGCCTGCACCACCCTTTGCCCAGGTACCCGCCCTGCCCGGGGCACCGCTGCCGTGCCTGCCGCCGCTGCTGCGCTCCCCGCTGCACCCATCAccgtccccgtccccctcccGGGTGTCCCACCTTGCCACCCCCCGTGTGTCCGTCTccaccggccccggggcaggggggacgGTGGCGCGGCGTTGACCGCCGGCTGTGCCCGCAGTGGACGGCGCCTGGTCCGAGTGGAGCAAATGGTCGGTGTGCGGGGCCGAGTGCACCCACTGGCGCAGCCGGGAGTGCTCGGAGCCGGCGCCGCGCAACGGGGGACGGGATTGCCACGGCCCCGAGCTGGACACCCGCAACTGCACCTCCGAGCTCTGTAGCCACGGTGAGCGTGGTGGGGACGGCGAGGACGTCCCCCGGGACGGGGGACTGGGGGCGTGGCCGTGGGTGCTGATGCTCTGCCCCGCGCAGTGGTCCCTGGCGCGGAGGACGTGGCGCTGTATGTGGGGCTGGTGGCCGTGGCCGtgtgcctggtgctgctggtgctggtgggcgTGCTGGTCTACTGCCGCAAGAAGGGGGGCCTGGACGCCGACGTGGCCGACTCCTCCATCCTCACCGCTGGCTTCCAGCCCGTCAGCATCAAGCCCAGCAAGGCCGGTGAGCGAGGGCTGCGGGGATGGGGCTCCACAGCCGCGCTGGGACACGGTGTCCCTCAGGAtctgggggtggccgtggccctgGGGAGGGTCTGGGCAGGGGCTGTCTGCCCCAGAGCATCCCTGGCCCCGGACTGAGGCTCCATGCCCCCTGGGGTCCCAGGGCAAGGACCGTGTGCCCCGTGGAATCCCTGATGTTGAatgggagctctgtgccctgcGATACCTCTGATGCAGGGACGGGGATGCCGGATCTTCAAGGGTCCCTGGCTGTGGGGTCAGGGCTTTGAGCCTGGCCATGCGTCCTATAGAGTATCTGGTCCCTGTAGGGCTTGTGCCCTGGATTGGTGCTTTGGGGACCCCAGGGGTGACTGTTCCCCGAGGGTCTGCGCTGTGGGGCAGAGGCCTGATGCCCTTTGGACCCCCAGGGGTGGCTGTGCCCCATAGGGCTCTTACTATGGGGCAAGGGCCATGTGCCCCGTGTCCCCCGGGGTCATCTGTGCCACCGCAGTGCCGTCGGGGACCTCCTGTCCCCGCCGTGCCCCTGCGCCACGttcccctgctctgtgctgcagacAACCCCAGCCTGCTCACCATCCAGCCCGACCTCAGCACCGCCACCATGACCTACCAGGGCTCGCTCTGCCCGCGCCAGGACGGCCCTGCCAAGCTCCAGCTGCCCAACGGGCACCTGCTGAGCCCGCTGGGCGCCGGGCGGCACACGCTGCACCACAGCTCGCCCGCCGCCGAGGGTGCCGACTTCATGGCCCGGCTCTCCACCCAGAGCTACttccgctccctgccccgcggcaCCACCAACATGGCCTACGGCACCTTCAACTTCTTGGGGGGGCGGCTCATGATTCCCAACACAGGTACGGGAGGCGGGCATGGGGTGCCAGAGCATCGCCCCGTGCAGGGGGGTCCCCGTGGGGCTCAACCCCCAcctgcacccccccccacccagggaTCAGCCTGCTCATCCCACCCGATGCCATCCCACGGGGGAAGATCTACGAGGTCTACCTGACCCTGCACAAGCAGGAGGAGGTGAGGTAGGTGCCGCGACCGGGGCTTGCtggggcacggggctgccggggggggctgaccccTTTCAGCTGCCCCCGTTGCTGCCCCAGGCTGCCCCTGGCCGGCTGCCAGACGCTGCTGAGCCCCATCGTCAGCTGCGGCCCCCCCGGGGTCCTCCTCACCCGCCCCGCCATCCTGGCCATGGGGCACTGCGTGGAGGCCAGCGCTGAGAACTGGAGCATCCGGCTGAAGAAGCAGTCGTGCGAGGGCACGTGGGAGGTGAGCGTCccgccggggggctccgggggggtcGGGGTTGGGGGtttgcggggagggggggggttccCATGTCTGGGGTGCATCTCTGCCTGGGTGCCGcaggacgtgctgcagctgggcgcGGAGCCGTGCACGGAGCTGTACTACTGCCAGCTGGAAGCGCAGGCGTGCTACGTCTTCACGGAGCAGCTGGGCCGCTTCGCCCTGGTCGGGGAGTCCCTCAGCATGGCGGCCTCCAAGCGCCTCAAGCTGGTCCTGTTCGCGCCGGCCGCCTGCCCCTCGCTCGAGTACAACATCCGCGTCTACTGCCTCAGCGACACGCAGGACGTCCTCAAGGTACtggcgtggggtggggagggggtccccatgctgccctggggtgggggctgtgcaggcagggctgggctcccGGGGTGCAGCGTCTCCTGCCTGCCCGCAGGAGGTGAtccagctggagaagcagctgggggggcagctgATCGGAGCCCCCCGGGTGCTGCACTTCAAGGACAGCTACCACAACCTGCGCCTCTCCATCCAcgacatgcccagctccctctggaAGAGCAAGCTCCTCGCCAGCTACCAGGTGAGGAGCCTGGCTgatgggtggggatggggatggggatggggatggagtgTTCCTGCCAccctgacaccccccccacccgTCACCCCACCGCAGGAGATCCCCTTCTACCACATCTGGAGCGGGCTGCAGCCCTTCCTGCACTGCACCTTCACCCTGGAGCGCCTGAGCCCCAGCACCTGCGAGCTGGCCTGCAAGATCTGGGTCTGGCAGGTGGAGGGCGACGGGCAGAGCTTCACCGTCAACTTCAACATCGCCAAggtgagggcagggctgggggggagctgctgggggtgaCCCCGGGGTCACAT encodes the following:
- the UNC5A gene encoding netrin receptor UNC5A, whose product is MAARPPRRRDPPRTPPHLPAAAAAAAAAAAAPGPLGALLAAALLAAAGAQQSATVASPVSGVSPDLLPHFQLEPEDVYIVKNKAVSLACRATPATQIYFKCNGEWVHQGDHVTQHSTDRGTGLPVMEVRIEVTRQQVEKIFGLEEYWCQCVAWSSSGTTKSQKAFVRIAYLRKNFEQEPTAREVSIEQGVVLPCRPPEGIPPAEVEWLRNEELVDPALDANVYVTPEHSLVLRQARLADTANYTCVAKNIVARRRSSSAAITVYVNGGWSTWTQWSGCSTSCGRGWQKRSRTCTNPTPLNGGAFCEGQNVQKTACTTLCPVDGAWSEWSKWSVCGAECTHWRSRECSEPAPRNGGRDCHGPELDTRNCTSELCSHVVPGAEDVALYVGLVAVAVCLVLLVLVGVLVYCRKKGGLDADVADSSILTAGFQPVSIKPSKADNPSLLTIQPDLSTATMTYQGSLCPRQDGPAKLQLPNGHLLSPLGAGRHTLHHSSPAAEGADFMARLSTQSYFRSLPRGTTNMAYGTFNFLGGRLMIPNTGISLLIPPDAIPRGKIYEVYLTLHKQEEVRLPLAGCQTLLSPIVSCGPPGVLLTRPAILAMGHCVEASAENWSIRLKKQSCEGTWEDVLQLGAEPCTELYYCQLEAQACYVFTEQLGRFALVGESLSMAASKRLKLVLFAPAACPSLEYNIRVYCLSDTQDVLKEVIQLEKQLGGQLIGAPRVLHFKDSYHNLRLSIHDMPSSLWKSKLLASYQEIPFYHIWSGLQPFLHCTFTLERLSPSTCELACKIWVWQVEGDGQSFTVNFNIAKDTRFSDWLVPDSEVGAPALVGPSAFKIPFLIRQKIISSLDPPGTRGADWRTLAQKLNLDSHLSFFASKPSPTAMILNLWEARHFPNGNLSQLATAVAEVGKQDGALFAVSEAEC